A window of Thermococcus sp. LS1 genomic DNA:
ATCCTGACCTTTCCGCTCAGTACTGAGCTCTTGACCTTCTTGGTGAGAATTTCGTCTACCTGGAAGACTCCTGCGAGGTGCTTCATCCATATCTCAATGAGTATCGGTTGCTCCTCGTTTCCTTCCCTTATCTCGACCTTCTCTATTGCCAGGGCTGAGACGGCGTGTATGTCAACGCGGTCCTTCTTGTGGACGAGCCTGCTCCTTCCGGCTTCCATATCGCAGCCGTCCGCTATGGTGACGAGGCTCCCCTCAATGGTTGTGCACGGCACGTGCTCATCGTGCGTGTAGATGGCGTTCAGCGTGAGCGCTTTGAGGAGAAGCCAATCATCCGTTTCAAACTCCCTGGCGAGCTTGTCTATTATTGGCTCCGTAAGCAGGGCACTGAACTCGTAGTGGTTTATTCTGTGTATCATGTTGCCGACGTCGTGGAAGAGCGCTCCAAAAGCAACGATGAACTTGCTCCAGCGGAAAGGCTTGCCGAGCTTCTCCGCTGTGGTCTCAATTCCAAACTTTTTGATAATTTTCAGTAGCTCCAGGGCCCGTCTCGTTGTGAGGAGAACGTGGATCGGTCCGTGGTCGTTGAACTGGTAGATATTCAGCACTATGTAGTTGGTCGTCTCGAAGTAGTAGATGTGTTCCCTGAAGGCCCTCTCGTACATCTGGTAGAGTTCGTCGTCCTCCATTAGTTCCCTAATCTCTCTCAAAAGATCCTCTTCGGTGTACATATTTCCCACCCAAATGCATGGAGAAAAGGAAGTTTTAAGGGTTTTGAACGTGCGTGTTTAAATCCCGGAAAACGTTTCTTCCTCTCTTGACTTTTCCTGAGCCGTTCGGTTGCACTCCTAAGGAGCAAAGGCGGGATCAGGACGAGGAGGTAGACCGCGTAGATGGGGGAAAGTGCGGAGAGAACAGCGGTCGGAAACATCATGAGGAGCACGAAAAAGACACCATTTTCATTTATCAAACTGGCAAAGCGATAATAAAGAGAACTCGCCAGTATGGTCCCAAGCAGAATTATGATACTACCTAGAGGACCGGGAAGTTTTTTCATCTCCCGATAAACTTCCGGAAATTCAAAGTAGAGGAGCGTCAGAAAGGGAATCGCATTGACAGAAGAAAGCATCAGCTCGGCAATCTCTTCGCTCTTTTCCTTGATGGTTTTCAGTGAGGGAATACCCGTGAGACCAACGTACGCCATGGGCAAGAGGATTGCTAGAAAACCCTTCCCATCAACGAATCCGAGGGAATAGAGGAAGATGCCGAGGATAGGTGATCCGAAAAATAGCAATTTCATTATGAGGATTACCTGCTCTATCCTGCCGGCCGCGTACTCATCGGGTATTACCTCGTCGTACGGCATGGTTGTGGTAAAGATGGCCACCTTAAAAACTTTTCACTCCAGCATTCCTTCAAGCTCCAGAATCTTCTTGGAGCGGAGGTACACGACTGGAATGCCCCTCGCGCGGAGCCTCTTTTTCAGCCCCTTATCGTTGGTGCAGACCACAACGCGCTCGTTATTCAGGGCGAAGTCAAAAATCTGATCGTCTATCGGTCTCTCTCCAAACCGGCCTATATCCACGGTCTCGAACCTCTCAGCCAGCTTCTTCGCCATTCTGATAGCCATCAGATCTTTCCCGCGGGACTTTCTTTCGATGACGTCCAGTTCCTGAAGGACAACGTTTGGAATTACAATCCTGAACTTCACATCGAGAACCCTGTTCAGCTCGGATATTATGTCGACGCCGAACTGTCCCGGAACGAGGAGAAAGTTGGTGTCGGGAATAACGAGCCATTCGCGGCGCATGGAGACCACCAAAGGAGAAAAGAGAGGGTCACTCCCTGATGAAGCCGTAGCCTATGAGGCGCCACCTGCTGCCGACCTGTCTGCTGATGGCAACCCTGTCGCCGACCTCGGCGCAGATGGGTATCTGGAGCTTGAGCTCGATCTCGTCCTTGCCGAGTCCGGTGACGAGACCCATCGTTCTTGCCGTTCCAACGTTGAGGAGCAGGACTTCCCTCCTTTTGATCGGCTCGACCTTGAGCTCCTCCTCGGTTCCCACAACCCTCTCGAGGAGGTGAACCTCAAGCCTGAGCTCGTCCCACACCGGCGGAAGCTGGCCAGGTTTTCCTACGACGTTTCCGGCCATGAGGTCGCCCTTGGTGAGGTACGGATCTAGCTTGGTGCCGACGCCGACGAGTCCACCTGGATATGCCTCCTCGACGAACCTTCCTCCCGCCTGAAGGGACACTATCTCGGTGGTTATCGGCTCGTACTTGATTCTGCCGTGCTCCTCGTAGGGAACGCCCGGGCGGATCTCTATCTCGTCGCCGACCTTGAGCTTACCCTGGACTATCGAACCGCCGATGACTCCGCCGACGAGCTTTTCTGGCTTGGTTCCGGGCTTGTTAACGTCAAAGCTCCTCAGAACGAGCATCTTGGGTGGCTTGTTCGGATCATGCTCAGGTGTTGGGATGAACTCCTCTATTGCGGCCAAGAGAACGTCAACGTTGGCTCCATGCAGGGCTGAAATCGGAATTATTGGGGCGTTCTCAGCGACGGTGCCTTTGACGAACTCCTTTATCTCCTGATACCTCTCGATGACCTTCTCCCTGTCGACGAGCTCGATCTTGTTGAGGGCTATGACGATGTTCTTATTGCCGACTATCTGGAGGGCCATGAGGTGCTCCCTGGTCTGGGGCATTACACCCTCGTTGGCCGCTATGACGAGAACGGCGCCGTCCATGAGGGAAGCTCCAGCGAGCATTGTTGTCATCAATGCCTCGTGACCGGGAGCGTCGATGAAGGAGACTCTCCTCTCAAATTCGGTTTCATGGCTGCAGTAGGGACATATCGGTGAAGTCGAGTACCTGCCGCAGCTTGGGCACTTCCTTATCTCCGCATCGGCGAAGCCTATCTTGATGGTGATTCCTCTCCTCAGCTCCTCGCTGTGAGTGTCAGTCCAGATTCCGGTCAGAGCCTTTGTGAGTGTCGTTTTACCGTGATCAACGTGACCAACCATTCCGATGTTAACCTCGGCCTGTCTAAACTCATTCTTCTTTGCCATCTTCTCTCACCCCTAAATTTAGAGAGTTTGGGCATTTATTAAGGTTACCTCGTGGTGGAGGAGATAGAAACTGGAAGATGATTCGGCTCATCAAAATTCCGCACACAGGAACATCTGAGGGAAAACCGGAAGAAGTTTAAGGGTGAAAGGAAGAAGCTCAGAAGACGATCTTCATGTTGATCTGAACGATCTCGGGGCTGATGGTGTTACCCCTGACAGTCTTCTTCCTCCTCTCACCCTTCTCCTTGGGCCTGAAACCCGGTCCCCTGGAGACGAGGATCTTGACCCTCCTCGGACCGTGAACATCAGGCCTCATGGGGAAGCCGTCCTTGTCGGTTCCGCCGGTTATCTTGAGCTTGGCATCGGCCGGAATCTCCTCGCCGAATATCTCGGTGAGGTTGAGGCCGAGCTCCTTGGCGGAGATCTCCTCTCCAATCCTCTTTCCGATGAGCTTCTCTGCCTCTTCGCCGCTTATCTCAACCTGCCTGGCTATCCCGTTCTTTGGGTTCGATATGACGAGCTTAAAGGTCGCCATTTCCTCCCACCTCCTACGTCATTAGCGGGATTCATTGGGTAAACCCCTTATCCACCATGGGCTGTGGGTTACCGTTTAAAAAAGTTTCTTCTTCAAAAATCTGGGAAGGAGCTAAAGCCCCTACCCTTGGCTCAGGCGGTACACCCAGTTCCACATCCTGATCATGTACTCAATGGTCGGCGGGTAGCTCTGGATTACCTCCGTGATCTCCATGTTCTTTCTGAACGTCGGGGAGGAGATTACCATCTCAAGAACCTCCTTGCTGGGTGCCTTCCAGATGGTGTAGGCCCCTCCGTCGAAGTTGTACGCGGCCAGGAACTCAACGCCCTCGGGCAGTTCTCCTGAGGAGAAGAAGTCGGCGGCCTCCTTTGCGGCAATGGCACTTTCCTCTGTTGACCATCTGTGGGTTACGTGGTACACGGGCATCGGCACACCCCCATAATCCTATATAAATTCCATGTGCGTCTGTTAGATGGAGCACCGCTGGGTGAAAAGAATCATTGGGCTTCCGGGCGCTCCAGTTCAAGATTTCACCCAGATAGAACCTGCTACTTGTTGGTTTGACTTATTGTATATAAAGATTTTGGGCAATAAATTTTGATGTTTATCCAGGAAAACTTTGTATAATATCCTCGACTTCTGGGGAGTGGCTCATAGCAATCAAAACTTTTTTATACCTCTCGGGTGGTAGCCATCTTAAGAGGTGAGAGAAATGGCAAAGGAAAAGGCCACACTTCCCCCGACCGGTGCGGGTCTCATGAGGTTCTTCGACGAGGATACCAGGGCAATAAAGATAAGCCCAAGGGGCGTTATAGCCCTCACGCTGATACTCGTTGCCCTTGAGATACTTCTCCACGCCTTTGGGTCCCAGATCTTTGGCTAAATGAAGCTCGTTTTCTTTAATCCCCTTGCGTTCAGCTCTTCGTTTATTATTGCCCTGACGATTTCTTCAAGCTGGCTCTGGATGAGCTTGTCAACATCGTCCTTTATTTTGTCTATGTCGTGCCTGAGACCTTCGAGGAGCCTTATGTAGTCCTTGGCCATCTCGAGCTGGCCCTCCTGTCTGACCAGTTGCTCCTTGAGGTGTTCGAAATCCTCCTTCATGACATGGAGCTTTCTGAGCTCCCTCTGAAGCTCATCCAGCTGCTTGGTAAGTGAGTAGTTCTCCTCCTTGAGCTTTTCTATGAGCCTCTCCTTGGCCTCGAGCTCCCTAACCAAGGCGTTGTACTCCTCGGCTATCTGAGTGAGCCTCTCTATCTCCCTCAGCGGGGGCACCTTGCCGTTTCCGAGGATTATAACGTCTGGACCAACGTTGACTATATCGCTTGGCCTTATTTTCATCTTCTTCTCGTTGGAGAACATTCCCGGGTGTTCACCCTTTCCAAGGTTCTCCACGAGCTTCATCTTCAGGATGAAGTAGAACTGGTCGCCCTCAACCTCAACGTTGATGTCCGTCACAAACCCGAGTATCTTTCCCTCCGTGAGG
This region includes:
- a CDS encoding PIN domain-containing protein; translation: MRREWLVIPDTNFLLVPGQFGVDIISELNRVLDVKFRIVIPNVVLQELDVIERKSRGKDLMAIRMAKKLAERFETVDIGRFGERPIDDQIFDFALNNERVVVCTNDKGLKKRLRARGIPVVYLRSKKILELEGMLE
- a CDS encoding preprotein translocase subunit Sec61beta, whose protein sequence is MAKEKATLPPTGAGLMRFFDEDTRAIKISPRGVIALTLILVALEILLHAFGSQIFG
- a CDS encoding 30S ribosomal protein S6e, whose product is MATFKLVISNPKNGIARQVEISGEEAEKLIGKRIGEEISAKELGLNLTEIFGEEIPADAKLKITGGTDKDGFPMRPDVHGPRRVKILVSRGPGFRPKEKGERRKKTVRGNTISPEIVQINMKIVF
- the eif2g gene encoding translation initiation factor IF-2 subunit gamma translates to MAKKNEFRQAEVNIGMVGHVDHGKTTLTKALTGIWTDTHSEELRRGITIKIGFADAEIRKCPSCGRYSTSPICPYCSHETEFERRVSFIDAPGHEALMTTMLAGASLMDGAVLVIAANEGVMPQTREHLMALQIVGNKNIVIALNKIELVDREKVIERYQEIKEFVKGTVAENAPIIPISALHGANVDVLLAAIEEFIPTPEHDPNKPPKMLVLRSFDVNKPGTKPEKLVGGVIGGSIVQGKLKVGDEIEIRPGVPYEEHGRIKYEPITTEIVSLQAGGRFVEEAYPGGLVGVGTKLDPYLTKGDLMAGNVVGKPGQLPPVWDELRLEVHLLERVVGTEEELKVEPIKRREVLLLNVGTARTMGLVTGLGKDEIELKLQIPICAEVGDRVAISRQVGSRWRLIGYGFIRE
- a CDS encoding HD domain-containing protein: MYTEEDLLREIRELMEDDELYQMYERAFREHIYYFETTNYIVLNIYQFNDHGPIHVLLTTRRALELLKIIKKFGIETTAEKLGKPFRWSKFIVAFGALFHDVGNMIHRINHYEFSALLTEPIIDKLAREFETDDWLLLKALTLNAIYTHDEHVPCTTIEGSLVTIADGCDMEAGRSRLVHKKDRVDIHAVSALAIEKVEIREGNEEQPILIEIWMKHLAGVFQVDEILTKKVKSSVLSGKVRIRIHVGEEIMEKVI